One window of the Rissa tridactyla isolate bRisTri1 chromosome 9, bRisTri1.patW.cur.20221130, whole genome shotgun sequence genome contains the following:
- the MRPL46 gene encoding 39S ribosomal protein L46, mitochondrial — translation MAAGGGAVHAGRRGSIMAAPRQPVAAAAAWGRWFCTAAAPRPWRLFGAMCLLRLPRITQPLEKEEEEMAALMGQIELEKSQYSDHEIRKLEEEEKLRRRKESMYDDDEAPGKTVIMAQDLEDKWEQKLLRFKPAPRITDADKNNNRTSLNRKLDRNLMLLVKQKIGNQELWLLPQVEWQPGETLRSTAERAMATFLGDHIQAKILGNAPYGIYKYKFPRAIRTEDNVGAKVFFFKAFLQSDDLPQAELKKDYLWVTKDELGDYLKSEYLKKVNRFLLDL, via the exons ATGGCGGCCGGCGGGGGTGCGGTGCATGCCGGGAGGCGAGGCAGCATCATGGCGGCGCCCAGGcagccggtggcggcggcggcggcttggGGTCGGTGGTTTTGTACCGCTGCCGCGCCTCGGCCGTGGCGGCTTTTCGGGGCCATGTGCCTGCTGAGGCTCCCCCGCATCACGCAGcccctggagaaggaggaggaagagatggcgGCCCTCATGGGGCAG ATAGAGCTGGAGAAAAGCCAGTACTCAGATCATGAAATCCgcaagctggaggaggaggagaagctcaggaggaggaaggaaagcatgTACGATGATGATGAAGCACCCGGCAAAACGGTCATCATGGCTCAAGACCTGGAGGACAAGTGGGAACAGAAGTTACTGCGATTCAAACCTGCTCCGCGTATAACAG ATGCTGATAAAAACAACAATCGAACATCGTTGAACAGGAAGCTGGACAGAAACCTGATGCTTCTGGTGAAACAGAAAATCGGTAACCAGGAGCTGTGGCTCCTGCCTCAAGTGGAATGGCagcctggagagacactgcgaagCACAGCTGAGCGAGCCATGGCTACCTTTTTGG GAGATCACATTCAAGCCAAAATCCTGGGGAATGCGCCATATGGGATTTACAAGTATAAATTCCCCAGGGCCATCAGGACTGAGGATAATGTAGGAGCCAAAGTATTCTTCTTCAAAGCCTTCCTCCAAAGTGATGATTTgccccaggcagagctgaagaaagaTTACCTGTGGGTCACAAAGGATGAGCTGGGAGATTACTTGAAGTCAGAATACCTGAAAAAAGTCAATCGATTCCTTCTGGACTTATAA
- the MRPS11 gene encoding 28S ribosomal protein S11, mitochondrial isoform X2: MSAVAWQRLLGAAWGGRAAALCRGLRTGPPRLQDSAEAAEKQSATDLSTHIQVVSFDNRPFARTSCGTEGFQNAKKGTAIAAQTAAMAAAVKARGKGVLHVRVMVKGLGPGRKAAIKGLTMGGLEVISITDNTPIPHNGCRPRKARRM; the protein is encoded by the exons ATGAGCGCGGTCGCCTGGCAACGGCTGCTCGGAGCGGCCTGGGG gggccgtgctgccgccCTGTGCCGTGGCCTACGCACCGGCCCCCCGAGGCTGCAGGACTCTGCGGAGGCGGCGGAGAAGCAGAGCGCGACCGACCTGAG CACCCACATCCAAGTGGTCAGCTTTGACAACAGGCCATTTGCCCGTACGTCCTGTGGCACAGAAGGCTTCCAGAATGCCAAGAAAGGAACTGCCATCGCGGCACAGACAGCAGCCATGGCAGCAGCAGTG AAAGCACGTGGGAAGGGAGTATTACATGTACGAGTCATGGTGAAAGGACTGGGACCAGGACGCAAA GCTGCCATCAAGGGTTTGACTATGGGAGGTCTGGAGGTCATCTCCATCACCGACAACACCCCCATTCCACACAACGGCTGCCGCCCACGGAAAGCCAGGCGAATGTGA
- the MRPS11 gene encoding 28S ribosomal protein S11, mitochondrial isoform X1 — MSAVAWQRLLGAAWGGRAAALCRGLRTGPPRLQDSAEAAEKQSATDLSPLILQRNSMRWDGKIYEEIPIAHIKATYNNTHIQVVSFDNRPFARTSCGTEGFQNAKKGTAIAAQTAAMAAAVKARGKGVLHVRVMVKGLGPGRKAAIKGLTMGGLEVISITDNTPIPHNGCRPRKARRM, encoded by the exons ATGAGCGCGGTCGCCTGGCAACGGCTGCTCGGAGCGGCCTGGGG gggccgtgctgccgccCTGTGCCGTGGCCTACGCACCGGCCCCCCGAGGCTGCAGGACTCTGCGGAGGCGGCGGAGAAGCAGAGCGCGACCGACCTGAG CCCTTTAATCCTGCAGAGGAACTCCATGAGATGGGATGGAAAGATCTATGAAGAGATCCCAATAGCTCACATCAAAGCTACATACAACAA CACCCACATCCAAGTGGTCAGCTTTGACAACAGGCCATTTGCCCGTACGTCCTGTGGCACAGAAGGCTTCCAGAATGCCAAGAAAGGAACTGCCATCGCGGCACAGACAGCAGCCATGGCAGCAGCAGTG AAAGCACGTGGGAAGGGAGTATTACATGTACGAGTCATGGTGAAAGGACTGGGACCAGGACGCAAA GCTGCCATCAAGGGTTTGACTATGGGAGGTCTGGAGGTCATCTCCATCACCGACAACACCCCCATTCCACACAACGGCTGCCGCCCACGGAAAGCCAGGCGAATGTGA